The sequence below is a genomic window from Proteus vulgaris.
GAAAACACAGGATTAACCTTTTCCACTCCAAATACCCACAACTAATTAAAAGGGAGATTATACGTCTCTATACAAATTATCAAAGGGTTGATTAATTATAACCTTTGTCATTTATCAAAGTTTTGTATTTTTCATGTTACAAAGTAGATGCATTAATCTAAAAACTTAAATCGTGAACCAATCATTTAAGGCTGAACTGTATAGACGAAAAACATTATACATAAGAGGGGTTATATGGATACAACCATCTTTGAACAAGTAGATAAATTTATCGAAGCGCCCGATGTTCCTAAAGTTGCACTCGGTTTAATATTAGGAATAGATATCGAAAATGGTCGATTACCGGGTATTGTGACTTCTCCTGATTTAATTAAGATAAAAACTTATATTAATAAAGCACTTTTACTTCCTTACAAATTAGATGATGTAATAGATTTTATTGGTTACAACCAAATAAGCATACAACAACTTTCACCCGAAAATATTTTATCTCTTTTTATCAAAATGCGAGAGCATGCACTCGAATGGAATAAGATAGAATATTCAATAAAACAGCAAGCCATTGATTTGGAAATTATTGGTAGAGAAATTACTTCTACAGGTGAAAATATTATTTCCTTTATTAATCAAATGCCGTTACTTACTAAAATATCAACAACCATGCATGATCTTTCTGAGCAAGAGTTAATCAACATCAAATATACTTCTCAAGATAAACAAGTTTCTATTCAACTTATTCATATATTGGAAAGTATGAAAGAAGATATTGAAATTGAGCGAGAAAAAACACTTAAACTCAAAGAGAGTTTATCCACATTCAGAAGTAAAATCATGGGAGGAAAAGATAGTCAAAATATTGCTCATCACTCTATCTATCACGAAATTATTAATAAAAAAAGACTCATAAATGAATTTTATAATAAAAATAATGTGTTATTAAGTGACGAACGTGATTTACTGATTGAAGATATATCAATACTCAGAGAAGAATATAAAAATTATGTTGCGCTTGCTTTTACAGGACTTGCTGCAGGCATTATCGGCGTTATTATTACAGGTGGAATTTTTGGTGCGAAAGCTGAAAATATTCGTAAAAAAAGAAATCAATTGATCGATAAAGTAAAAAAACTTAATAAAGAGATAGATATTTATACCAATCTATCACTACATTTAAATTCACTTTATATTGAGCTGGAAGAAATAGAACAGCTTATTGAAGATACAAATATGGCACTAGAGCATATTGAGTATGTTTGGCAAGCCATATTAACAGAGATAGAAGCATCAATTAATAATTTCAATAAAATAAACAATGCATTAGAGCTTATTAAATTTAGTATTTATTTAGAAAAAATCATCTCACCTTGGTATATGGTCATTGGTTATTCAAAAGAGATCTTATTCTCTTTCGATAGTGCTCTCTCTTCTTTTTACTCCTCAAATTAACAAAAGGAAATTGTTATGAATAATAATGAAACTCTCATCATTTCAGAAATATCTTTTGAACATAATAAACTCTTTCATGCATATAGAAACATTCTTCATTTAAGTAATAATAAATGTTATATGAATAATGATTTTGACAATGAGCTAACCTTATTTTTAGAGAAAAATAATAAAAATATTGAGAGTATTATTTATTTTTCTCTAGTATTAAAAAGTCGATTAAGACAAAAATTACTCAATGATATATTTAAAACCATTAATGAAATTGATGAAGAGATAAAAAAAGAAACTCTTGATGTAGAGTTAAAATTAAAACTGGAAGTAGAAAAAAAAGAGATCATAGATATATATCTAAACGAGATAAACGAAACAAGCACTCTAATTAGTGAACATAATTTATTTCTATCAACTGAAATAAAGCAACTTAAAAAGCAGTTTATCACTCATAAGGTCACTCCCTTTATTATTGATAAAAAGAATTTAATTAATGAATTAACAAAAAGCATTTCAACTTTAGAGATAGATTCAGAAAAAACAAAACAAGACCTGAATATTATTCGAGAGAGTGAAGATATCTTAAATAAAAGACATTTTTTCGATCTTTTCAAAGGTTCTATTCCGTCAAAATCAGAAATTGAAGGACTTAACATTGAACCTAAAGAGAAAAACCTGCTATCTTCATTGATAGAAATACTTAATAATTTATTTTCAACTTTAAGTCATGGTTTTTCTTATACTAAAATCGTTGAAACGCGTCACCAGTTAACGGCAAATTACCTAGAACAAATTAAACAACTCAACCAATTAAGAAACAAAAAACAAAATGCCCTATTTGTTCTAAAACATTACTATAAACTAATTGATATCGACTATTACCTAAGAGTGTTTATTGAACAACTAGAACAATTAAATAAATATTGGAATAATATTAATTTACAGTTTTACGAGTTAAAAAATAATATTTTATTAACAGAAGATATTATTATTCCTCTATTTTTATTCTTAGATGATTTTTCTTTATATTACGATACGTCAGAAAAGCTAAACAGCAATACACCCTAACTAAAAAAACGGCTCTGTATTACAGAGCCGTTTTATTATCTTATTATCTTATAATGTCGATTAATTTACTGCTGGAGCAATAATCGCAAAATTAGTTAATTCAATAAGTGGTTGTGGCCACACACCTAATGCGATAACAACAATTGCACAGATTAGCGCAACAAATGTCGCCATATTTTGTGATGTTGTTGAAATTGCAGGAGTGTTGTCATTGTCTGGTTTGCGTAAAAAGACAATAGCCGCAGCACGTAGATAGTAGAATAAGCCAATCGCACTACCTAACACAACCATGCCAGTTAACCACCACAAGCTTGAGCTGATACCTGCAATGATGACATACAGTTTACCAATAAAGCCTAATGTAATTGGTACACCTGCCAGTGATAACATCATCAGTGACATCACCACAGCAACCACAGGACGACGCCAGAATAATCCTCGGTAATCTTCCAGTGAATCCATTTCGCTTTCACGATAAGGACTAGAAGCAACTGCAATAGCACCAAACGCCCCTAAGCTTGCAAACAAGTAACCCGCTAAATAAATTTCAGCTGTTTCTTGTGCTAATACAGGGCTGTATTGCAATACAATTAATGCCACTAGCAGATAACCAAGGTGCGATACTGAAGAGTAACCCAGTAAGCGCTTCACGCTCTTTTGCGTTAATGCCATGATGTTACCAAACAAGATAGAGGCAATTGCCATGAAACCTAAGATCATTCGTAAGGTTTCACTATCTGCTGCGGGTGCTTCAAGGAATAAACGCATAACAACAGCAAAAATACCAATCTTACTTGCTGTCGCTAAGAATGCGCCTGTTGGTGCTGGCGCGCCTTGGTAAACATCGGGTGTCCACAGTTGGAATGGGAATAAAGATAATTTAAATCCAATCCCCACTAACATCATACCTAAACCTGCAAGTACTAATGGTTTATGGATATTGCTATCACTTAAACTTTGTCCCATTGCGGTAAAG
It includes:
- a CDS encoding alpha-xenorhabdolysin family binary toxin subunit A produces the protein MDTTIFEQVDKFIEAPDVPKVALGLILGIDIENGRLPGIVTSPDLIKIKTYINKALLLPYKLDDVIDFIGYNQISIQQLSPENILSLFIKMREHALEWNKIEYSIKQQAIDLEIIGREITSTGENIISFINQMPLLTKISTTMHDLSEQELINIKYTSQDKQVSIQLIHILESMKEDIEIEREKTLKLKESLSTFRSKIMGGKDSQNIAHHSIYHEIINKKRLINEFYNKNNVLLSDERDLLIEDISILREEYKNYVALAFTGLAAGIIGVIITGGIFGAKAENIRKKRNQLIDKVKKLNKEIDIYTNLSLHLNSLYIELEEIEQLIEDTNMALEHIEYVWQAILTEIEASINNFNKINNALELIKFSIYLEKIISPWYMVIGYSKEILFSFDSALSSFYSSN
- a CDS encoding alpha-xenorhabdolysin family binary toxin subunit B → MNNNETLIISEISFEHNKLFHAYRNILHLSNNKCYMNNDFDNELTLFLEKNNKNIESIIYFSLVLKSRLRQKLLNDIFKTINEIDEEIKKETLDVELKLKLEVEKKEIIDIYLNEINETSTLISEHNLFLSTEIKQLKKQFITHKVTPFIIDKKNLINELTKSISTLEIDSEKTKQDLNIIRESEDILNKRHFFDLFKGSIPSKSEIEGLNIEPKEKNLLSSLIEILNNLFSTLSHGFSYTKIVETRHQLTANYLEQIKQLNQLRNKKQNALFVLKHYYKLIDIDYYLRVFIEQLEQLNKYWNNINLQFYELKNNILLTEDIIIPLFLFLDDFSLYYDTSEKLNSNTP
- the nuoN gene encoding NADH-quinone oxidoreductase subunit NuoN; this encodes MTITPEQLIAMLPLLIVGLTVVVVMLSIAWRRDHFTIATLTATGFIIALGSLYYVNALGVVDVTTLYHVDGYSSFFTALVILSGIGTIAFAYPWLEGYQDNKEEFYLLIAIAVIGGILLSSAHHFASMFIGIELLTLPLFGLIGYAFQQRPSLEAGIKYMLLSAAASSFLLFGMALLYAEAGNLSFTAMGQSLSDSNIHKPLVLAGLGMMLVGIGFKLSLFPFQLWTPDVYQGAPAPTGAFLATASKIGIFAVVMRLFLEAPAADSETLRMILGFMAIASILFGNIMALTQKSVKRLLGYSSVSHLGYLLVALIVLQYSPVLAQETAEIYLAGYLFASLGAFGAIAVASSPYRESEMDSLEDYRGLFWRRPVVAVVMSLMMLSLAGVPITLGFIGKLYVIIAGISSSLWWLTGMVVLGSAIGLFYYLRAAAIVFLRKPDNDNTPAISTTSQNMATFVALICAIVVIALGVWPQPLIELTNFAIIAPAVN